One genomic window of Desulfuromonas sp. AOP6 includes the following:
- a CDS encoding c(7)-type cytochrome triheme domain-containing protein, with protein MKKFMLRSLGAMLLTLLGTAPAISAEEQDFGGPEIAYEKPVKGVVFSHKTHVGDYGFSCDSCHDGIFDMMEGAAFENGDFTMASMYQGKYCGACHDGSMAFASNTQCASCHVQDGGDIIYTEPVVGVLFSHAVHSDMGLDCASCHEGLFEMRALAAQEKDNFVMEALYQGEYCGACHDGSMAFASDTQCATCHIGVKGYRRAVGSAAKEKPAH; from the coding sequence GCGCTCATTGGGCGCCATGTTGTTAACCTTGCTGGGAACAGCTCCAGCAATCAGTGCTGAAGAACAGGATTTTGGCGGTCCGGAAATAGCCTATGAAAAGCCTGTCAAGGGTGTCGTCTTCAGCCACAAGACGCATGTGGGTGACTATGGTTTCTCTTGCGACAGCTGCCACGACGGAATCTTCGACATGATGGAAGGCGCCGCCTTTGAAAATGGCGATTTCACCATGGCCAGCATGTACCAGGGTAAATATTGTGGTGCCTGTCATGATGGATCCATGGCTTTTGCGTCCAACACCCAGTGTGCCTCCTGCCATGTGCAGGATGGTGGCGATATCATCTATACCGAGCCGGTTGTGGGAGTCCTTTTCAGTCATGCAGTCCACAGCGACATGGGCCTGGATTGTGCCAGTTGTCATGAAGGGCTGTTTGAGATGCGAGCTCTCGCGGCACAGGAAAAGGACAATTTCGTAATGGAGGCACTTTACCAGGGTGAGTACTGCGGTGCCTGCCATGACGGATCCATGGCTTTTGCTTCCGATACCCAATGTGCGACCTGCCATATCGGTGTTAAAGGTTACCGCCGGGCCGTAGGTTCTGCAGCCAAAGAGAAGCCTGCGCACTAA